The proteins below come from a single Roseiflexus sp. RS-1 genomic window:
- the rnhA gene encoding ribonuclease HI: MIEIFTDGACRGNPGPGGWAAVIVQNGEVIEIGGAEERTTNNRMELRAAVEALRRVPPNAPVRLTTDSEYLLHGATHWLLLWKKRNWLTTEQTPVEHRDLWEELDALADQRVTWQYVRGHSGDPWNERANTLAQAYADGRATGRSQGKARRHMSYLSLVHGVLARHATWEECRARVHGVSGARWKKCASPEEERETVIRWGMPVEALEELDAGE, encoded by the coding sequence ATGATCGAGATTTTTACCGATGGCGCCTGCCGTGGCAATCCCGGTCCCGGCGGCTGGGCGGCGGTCATCGTTCAGAACGGCGAGGTGATCGAAATCGGCGGCGCTGAGGAGCGGACGACAAATAACCGCATGGAACTGCGCGCCGCAGTCGAGGCGTTGCGGCGGGTTCCGCCCAATGCGCCGGTGCGCCTGACGACCGATAGCGAGTACCTGCTGCACGGCGCGACTCACTGGCTTCTGTTGTGGAAAAAGCGCAACTGGCTCACCACTGAACAAACGCCGGTCGAACATCGCGATCTCTGGGAAGAACTGGATGCGCTCGCCGATCAGCGTGTCACGTGGCAGTACGTGCGCGGGCATAGCGGCGATCCATGGAACGAACGCGCCAACACGCTGGCTCAGGCGTATGCCGATGGACGTGCGACAGGTCGGTCCCAGGGGAAGGCACGCAGACACATGTCGTACCTGAGCCTGGTGCATGGCGTGCTGGCGCGCCATGCGACCTGGGAAGAGTGCCGCGCGCGGGTGCATGGCGTCTCTGGCGCGCGCTGGAAGAAATGCGCCTCACCGGAAGAAGAGCGCGAGACCGTCATCCGCTGGGGGATGCCGGTCGAAGCGCTCGAGGAGTTGGATGCCGGGGAGTAG
- a CDS encoding patatin-like phospholipase family protein: protein MSHDSTPVYTDADFIKDDLRRCDLVMKGGITSGIVYPPAIIELATRYRFVNVGGTSAGAIAAAAAAAAECGRDVPYAGYRSSFLRLDRLRAWLGEREDHIPGLFQPLPRMKPLFNVLLDLTIASRTQSQTSPGRPSTHMPGAGALRIPAIGMRFAWRALTLFLRSARVLIRHHPQVTLGVGVMVVLIVLAFQMLISISNDGFASPIHVVGWVASAILIGAIVGILAGAGHLVWLAVYELPRNLFGLCSGHVADASPTGWPPTLGDDQGRGRPPALTDWLHAVINGLAGRDARQPPLTFGDLERKGIALRTMTSNLSEHMPYVLPKDLGRFLFDPNEWARLFPDVVVEHLRAHSAGAVYRIADARGASQTLLPLPAWRDIPVVVGARMSLSFPLLIAAVPLYTISVAGQREASAGKTLRADHVQRHVFSDGGIASNFPIHFFDRWLPTHPTFGINLVQLPADEADNEQFLQTLLADDVAEAAAEPVQPGVTVKQAHLGRTDFRAAAPAPPPQMRSAAPFSDPRGEVYLPPAGPGDDYIEWRAIGSLPAFFWSIFGTAQNYRDTAQARLPGYNERVVRVRLKPDEGGLNLRMPRQTIAAIMHKGQLAGRALLPQEPEAAGRRRGGFTFDDHRWVRLVTLLSEIDQQLNDMRSAYDDVQADYATFLRNALTNDNLPVCPPYYAGSPEERALFARRIEALIALCTLWSDLDEETTARLNTILLRMNKRTLQDMARLLDQPDDQEALSGLHHWLAAMHAEKVRLAKAAERESSPVEDMIDLRVMPTI, encoded by the coding sequence ATGAGCCACGACAGCACTCCAGTCTACACCGACGCCGATTTCATCAAGGATGATCTGCGTCGCTGCGATCTGGTGATGAAAGGCGGGATCACCAGCGGTATCGTATACCCGCCTGCAATCATCGAGCTTGCCACGCGCTACCGTTTTGTCAATGTCGGCGGCACGTCGGCAGGCGCGATTGCTGCCGCAGCCGCTGCCGCTGCAGAATGTGGACGCGATGTGCCATACGCCGGGTATCGCAGCAGTTTTCTGCGGCTTGACCGATTGCGCGCCTGGCTTGGCGAACGCGAGGATCATATTCCTGGGCTGTTTCAACCGCTGCCACGTATGAAACCCCTGTTCAACGTCCTGCTCGACCTGACTATCGCGTCCAGAACACAATCCCAGACTTCTCCGGGGCGTCCATCGACGCACATGCCTGGCGCAGGCGCACTCCGCATTCCTGCGATTGGAATGCGCTTTGCCTGGCGCGCCCTGACACTGTTCCTTCGCAGTGCACGGGTGTTGATACGCCATCATCCGCAGGTGACGCTGGGAGTCGGCGTGATGGTTGTGTTAATCGTTCTTGCCTTCCAGATGCTGATTTCAATATCCAACGATGGTTTCGCTTCTCCAATACACGTCGTCGGATGGGTGGCGTCTGCCATTCTGATCGGCGCGATTGTCGGCATCCTGGCAGGCGCAGGGCATCTTGTCTGGCTGGCGGTTTACGAACTGCCGCGCAACCTGTTTGGGCTGTGCAGCGGTCACGTCGCAGACGCATCACCGACAGGATGGCCGCCGACACTGGGAGACGATCAGGGGCGTGGCAGACCTCCCGCGCTGACCGACTGGCTCCACGCGGTCATCAACGGGCTGGCGGGACGCGACGCGCGCCAGCCGCCGTTGACGTTCGGCGATCTGGAAAGGAAGGGCATTGCGCTGCGCACGATGACCAGCAACCTGAGTGAGCACATGCCGTATGTGCTGCCGAAAGACCTGGGGCGGTTTCTCTTCGATCCGAACGAGTGGGCGCGCCTGTTTCCCGATGTTGTTGTCGAACATCTGCGCGCACACAGCGCTGGCGCCGTATACCGCATCGCCGATGCGCGGGGCGCTTCGCAAACGTTGCTGCCGCTCCCTGCATGGCGTGATATACCGGTGGTTGTGGGAGCGCGCATGAGCTTGAGTTTTCCGCTCCTGATCGCCGCCGTGCCGCTCTACACCATCAGCGTCGCCGGGCAACGCGAGGCGAGCGCCGGAAAGACTCTGCGCGCGGATCATGTTCAGCGTCATGTCTTCAGTGATGGCGGGATTGCCAGCAACTTCCCGATCCATTTCTTCGACCGCTGGCTGCCGACCCATCCGACCTTTGGCATCAACCTGGTGCAACTCCCTGCCGATGAAGCCGACAATGAACAGTTTCTCCAGACCCTCCTTGCCGACGATGTTGCGGAAGCCGCAGCAGAACCGGTGCAACCCGGCGTTACTGTCAAACAGGCGCATCTTGGGCGCACCGACTTTCGTGCTGCCGCGCCCGCACCGCCGCCACAGATGCGCTCCGCCGCACCGTTCAGCGATCCGCGAGGTGAGGTGTATCTGCCGCCTGCTGGACCGGGCGATGATTACATCGAATGGCGCGCAATCGGCAGCCTTCCGGCGTTCTTCTGGTCGATCTTCGGCACAGCGCAGAACTACCGCGACACGGCGCAGGCGCGCCTGCCAGGGTACAACGAGCGCGTGGTGCGCGTGCGGCTGAAACCCGATGAAGGCGGACTCAACCTGCGCATGCCGCGCCAGACCATCGCGGCGATTATGCACAAGGGGCAACTTGCCGGGCGCGCGTTGCTGCCGCAGGAACCAGAGGCAGCCGGGAGAAGGCGCGGCGGGTTCACCTTCGACGATCATCGCTGGGTGCGCCTCGTGACGCTCCTTTCGGAGATCGATCAGCAACTCAACGATATGCGCTCCGCCTACGACGATGTTCAGGCGGACTATGCCACGTTTCTGCGCAACGCGCTGACGAATGACAATCTGCCGGTTTGCCCGCCCTACTACGCTGGCAGCCCGGAAGAACGCGCGCTCTTTGCGCGGCGCATCGAGGCATTGATTGCGCTCTGCACCCTGTGGAGCGATCTCGATGAAGAAACAACGGCGCGCCTCAATACGATCCTGTTGCGCATGAACAAACGGACGCTGCAGGACATGGCGCGTCTGCTCGATCAACCCGATGACCAGGAGGCGTTGAGCGGTCTGCACCACTGGCTCGCTGCGATGCATGCGGAAAAAGTTCGCCTGGCAAAAGCGGCGGAACGCGAGTCATCGCCGGTTGAGGACATGATCGACCTGCGGGTGATGCCGACGATTTGA
- a CDS encoding ATP-binding protein has product MIGPHHPHPSLELRVFGTPRLLLDQHDVPFRRRQPLAIMAVLALSERSVTRDELTYLLWPDSPQTVGRQRLRRLLSQLRQSVGPLADRLLTGEAGIGSGVIRFDASMCRVDAREFVRLSGQARTLPDPDGLRAAEQATRLYAGPLLSGLELEESPEFEHWLLQQRERFERMILDIWRRLVDGYASTGDFDRAIAAVEHALVLDPLSEMLHRKAIWLYAKTGRRSDAIRQFTVCVALLERELALEPDADTAALYRAILNNQLDTARSLAFRDQSLPSAIRSSTGRAEHTSPATLTTTLTADLVAAMRTALTGSSPVVVVEGPAGSGKTRMVRQALDQIRQTTTNLLVWLSGARRSGQQRPFGVMIDLLDTALRERLNHPDAERALPTDVRMTEAVRVLPELRAVFLRLQPIRQPTEESPSSHHLLQRRLLQALPRAVHALAGGEPVIVALEDLDQADPLSIEAVAWLARSLHGTNLALVITCRTAEGALNAMLSDLRARGMLQSLTLTAFDHPTVIGLAQHAGLPTTTAEQIWRQTGGAPLATREMVRAMVAAGKDLSALPLSLHEAIQIQLKSLAPTIRQVMEAAAVLQSGDALEIQQVSGRTADEVEHACEELQARDWLTFDGSRYVVAHPEVREAVLESLSPARRQRLHRQAALVMRQHNADPARIASHLESADQPDEAAAMWLQAARRARSLYARDAALTALQCGLGLVRDRHVLFELLSEQESILHEHGLRDEQRATLETLERFVEQSPDHPDWRAEVYRKRGRLALACNEWNAAIDALRRAAVFTLHSDWATLCLLARALGHNQQWHEADEILQRALALAQQQRDREAQARCWLTRADIEQGRERFDAAESALKHAVHLIEPSSPTLPQLMLNLGNMATVRNDFVSALTYGQEAQRLFAQRGAPDSEAAAWVLVARMHARLGQFEAAFEAYQSAYAGYAALELRQGMAAARINACTLALRIGNFDNGLRLAEEAWELFQAINDARGMCVTASNRGAALVWMGRGAEAEPWLRESYERAVAIPLPAQQAAALANLGAALLQQGRLEEARRLMEQGLALRVAQGHIDVSVDRAFLAIACLRLGDIEAADRYSLEAVEYLARAPQVENPQQVWFARAQVLRAQGLITEANNALQSAVECLYRSEQQLPPPYRERYRSVFSFNRAILHAFDNGVWPEPPMLV; this is encoded by the coding sequence ATGATCGGTCCGCATCATCCACATCCATCGCTCGAACTCCGGGTTTTCGGCACGCCGCGCCTTTTGCTCGACCAGCACGACGTGCCGTTCCGCCGGCGACAACCGCTGGCAATTATGGCTGTGCTGGCGCTCAGCGAACGTTCCGTCACCCGCGATGAACTGACGTACCTGTTGTGGCCCGACTCGCCGCAGACCGTCGGACGTCAACGGTTACGCCGTTTACTCTCACAACTGCGTCAGTCGGTCGGTCCGCTGGCTGACCGGTTGTTGACCGGTGAAGCCGGGATCGGCAGTGGCGTCATTCGTTTCGATGCCAGTATGTGCCGGGTCGATGCCCGTGAGTTCGTGCGCTTATCCGGTCAGGCGCGCACATTGCCCGATCCGGACGGCTTACGCGCTGCCGAGCAGGCGACGCGACTCTATGCCGGACCGCTGCTGAGCGGTCTGGAACTCGAAGAGTCGCCGGAGTTCGAACACTGGCTCCTCCAGCAGCGCGAACGCTTCGAGCGCATGATCCTCGATATCTGGCGGCGTCTCGTCGATGGATACGCCAGCACAGGCGATTTTGACCGCGCTATTGCTGCGGTTGAACATGCGCTCGTTCTCGATCCGCTCTCTGAAATGCTGCACCGCAAGGCGATATGGCTCTATGCAAAAACCGGTCGTCGCAGTGACGCCATTCGGCAGTTTACCGTCTGTGTTGCGTTGCTCGAACGCGAACTGGCGCTTGAGCCGGACGCAGACACTGCGGCGCTCTATCGGGCTATTCTGAATAACCAGCTCGATACTGCGCGGTCGCTGGCATTCCGGGATCAGTCGCTTCCATCCGCCATCCGCAGTTCCACCGGTCGTGCGGAACATACCTCGCCAGCGACACTCACGACGACGTTGACAGCAGATCTGGTCGCGGCCATGCGCACCGCGCTCACCGGATCGTCGCCGGTTGTCGTTGTGGAGGGACCGGCTGGCAGCGGGAAAACGCGCATGGTTCGCCAGGCGCTGGATCAGATTCGACAGACAACGACCAATCTTCTGGTCTGGCTATCCGGTGCACGGCGATCAGGTCAGCAACGCCCCTTTGGCGTCATGATCGACCTGCTCGATACGGCGCTGCGCGAGCGATTGAACCATCCTGACGCAGAGCGTGCTTTGCCGACCGACGTGCGGATGACTGAGGCCGTCCGCGTGCTGCCGGAGTTGCGCGCCGTTTTCCTCCGATTGCAACCCATTCGCCAGCCCACAGAAGAATCACCATCGTCCCACCACCTCTTGCAGCGGCGGTTGTTGCAGGCGCTGCCACGCGCCGTCCATGCGCTGGCAGGCGGAGAGCCGGTTATCGTGGCGCTGGAAGACCTGGATCAGGCCGATCCACTCTCGATAGAAGCCGTCGCCTGGCTGGCGCGTTCGCTGCACGGAACGAATCTGGCGCTGGTGATCACGTGTCGCACCGCAGAGGGCGCCCTCAACGCGATGCTCTCCGATCTGCGCGCACGCGGCATGCTGCAATCGTTGACGCTGACTGCATTCGATCACCCGACAGTCATCGGTCTGGCGCAGCATGCCGGTCTGCCGACGACGACGGCTGAACAGATCTGGCGGCAGACGGGCGGTGCGCCGCTGGCAACCCGCGAGATGGTGCGTGCGATGGTTGCTGCCGGAAAAGACCTTTCCGCACTTCCTTTGTCACTGCACGAAGCCATTCAGATTCAGTTGAAATCGCTTGCCCCGACCATCCGCCAGGTTATGGAAGCAGCAGCGGTGCTGCAAAGCGGTGATGCGCTTGAGATTCAGCAGGTCAGCGGACGCACCGCCGACGAGGTGGAACACGCCTGTGAGGAACTTCAGGCACGCGACTGGCTCACGTTTGACGGATCACGGTACGTCGTCGCGCATCCAGAGGTGCGGGAAGCAGTGCTGGAAAGCCTGAGTCCGGCGCGTCGCCAGCGGCTGCACCGTCAGGCTGCGTTGGTGATGCGTCAGCACAACGCGGACCCTGCGCGAATTGCATCCCATCTTGAGTCCGCCGATCAACCAGATGAGGCAGCCGCGATGTGGCTTCAGGCGGCGCGGCGCGCCCGGTCGCTCTATGCGCGCGATGCTGCACTCACGGCGCTTCAGTGTGGTCTGGGGCTGGTTCGTGATCGACACGTGCTGTTCGAATTGTTGAGCGAACAGGAATCAATTCTGCACGAACACGGGTTGCGCGATGAACAACGCGCGACGCTGGAGACACTGGAGCGTTTCGTCGAACAGTCACCCGATCACCCCGACTGGCGCGCCGAAGTCTATCGCAAACGCGGGCGTCTTGCCCTTGCGTGCAACGAGTGGAATGCCGCTATCGATGCGCTGCGTCGAGCGGCAGTGTTCACACTTCACAGCGACTGGGCAACGTTGTGTCTGCTGGCGCGCGCCCTCGGACACAACCAGCAGTGGCACGAAGCGGACGAGATACTCCAACGCGCGCTGGCGCTGGCACAGCAGCAGCGTGATCGTGAAGCGCAGGCGCGCTGCTGGCTGACCCGCGCCGACATCGAGCAGGGACGGGAGCGTTTCGACGCTGCCGAAAGCGCCTTGAAGCACGCCGTGCACCTGATCGAACCCTCATCACCAACATTGCCGCAACTGATGTTGAACCTTGGGAATATGGCTACCGTGCGCAACGATTTCGTCAGTGCGCTGACGTATGGACAGGAGGCGCAACGTCTGTTTGCGCAGCGGGGCGCGCCCGATAGCGAAGCCGCCGCCTGGGTGCTGGTCGCCCGGATGCACGCCCGCCTGGGGCAGTTTGAAGCGGCATTCGAAGCGTACCAGTCCGCCTATGCGGGGTATGCTGCGCTCGAACTGCGCCAGGGTATGGCAGCCGCTCGTATCAATGCGTGCACCCTGGCGTTGCGCATTGGCAATTTTGACAACGGGTTGCGCCTGGCAGAGGAAGCCTGGGAACTGTTCCAGGCGATCAACGATGCGCGTGGCATGTGTGTCACCGCCAGCAACAGGGGTGCGGCGCTGGTCTGGATGGGACGCGGCGCCGAAGCCGAGCCATGGCTGCGCGAGTCGTATGAGCGTGCGGTTGCGATTCCGCTGCCTGCGCAACAGGCGGCAGCGCTGGCGAACCTGGGCGCGGCGCTGCTCCAGCAGGGACGGCTGGAAGAAGCCCGTCGGTTGATGGAACAGGGACTGGCGTTGCGCGTCGCGCAGGGGCATATCGATGTGAGTGTCGACCGCGCATTTCTGGCGATAGCCTGCCTGCGTCTTGGCGACATCGAGGCTGCTGACCGGTATAGCCTGGAGGCTGTGGAGTACCTGGCGCGAGCGCCACAGGTAGAAAACCCACAGCAGGTCTGGTTTGCACGTGCTCAGGTCCTCCGCGCTCAGGGTTTGATAACCGAAGCTAACAATGCTTTGCAGTCCGCCGTGGAATGTCTATACCGCAGCGAGCAACAACTGCCGCCACCGTACCGCGAACGCTACCGCAGCGTGTTTTCGTTCAATCGTGCGATCCTGCATGCCTTCGATAATGGCGTCTGGCCCGAACCGCCGATGCTGGTGTGA